In Synechocystis sp. PCC 6714, the following are encoded in one genomic region:
- a CDS encoding ABC transporter ATP-binding protein: MTEPLIQLRGISKSFGDRQILDNVNLDLYPGEALVVIGPSGTGKSTILRIIAGLLSPDSGEVIIKAQPRRGLVEDDNERIRIALVFQQSALFDSLTVAENVGFFLLEHSSLSKEIIREQVAQKLALVGLTGIEDYYPAQLSGGMRKRVSFARAIMSNPHQPEDNPEVILYDEPTAGLDPIASTVIEDLVRRLQRSPEGCGTYIMVSHQESTIRRTADRVVLLYDGRIQWQGSVKAIDETDNPLVRQFFEAKVDGPIRILD; the protein is encoded by the coding sequence ATGACAGAACCCCTCATTCAACTTCGGGGCATTAGTAAGTCCTTTGGCGATCGCCAAATTTTGGACAATGTGAACTTGGATTTATATCCAGGGGAAGCATTGGTGGTGATTGGGCCCTCCGGCACAGGAAAGTCCACTATCTTGCGGATTATTGCTGGACTATTGTCACCGGACAGTGGGGAAGTGATTATTAAAGCCCAACCCCGGCGGGGCCTTGTGGAAGACGACAATGAACGCATCCGCATCGCCCTAGTGTTCCAACAATCAGCCCTATTTGATTCCCTCACTGTGGCGGAAAATGTCGGCTTTTTTCTACTGGAGCATTCTTCCCTGTCCAAGGAAATAATTCGGGAGCAGGTGGCCCAAAAACTGGCTCTGGTGGGTTTAACCGGCATTGAGGATTATTATCCAGCCCAACTATCGGGGGGTATGCGTAAACGAGTTAGCTTTGCCCGGGCCATTATGTCCAATCCCCATCAACCGGAGGATAACCCGGAGGTGATTTTGTACGATGAACCCACCGCCGGTTTAGATCCCATCGCCTCCACGGTGATTGAGGACTTAGTGCGACGGTTACAAAGATCCCCGGAGGGTTGTGGCACCTATATTATGGTGAGTCATCAAGAAAGTACCATTCGTCGGACAGCGGATCGGGTGGTCTTGCTCTACGACGGTAGAATTCAATGGCAGGGGTCAGTCAAAGCCATCGACGAAACTGATAATCCTTTGGTGCGCCAATTCTTTGAGGCCAAGGTGGATGGCCCCATCCGAATTTTGGATTAG
- a CDS encoding MlaD family protein, which produces MLRPRTIKEGSVGLFALLGLFIIGGIALWLRGGGFGNPGYQVLVRFTDASGLQVGGPVRYRGVPVGRVAKLIPGSNGILAQLEISSTQLRIPADVQVEISRYGLLGEAAIEMIPDRQLSEAALAIDPLSADCTESGKILCNGDELVGQSGSQLTNSVARLAQAYSDPQFVADINATVKSANLAAARIATMSEEITALSKTANQQVRGFGRTSEAIANAADNASLLTSRVNQVVLTNQDHINRTIEEASLLMVNLNQLVGENRAQVNLTLKSIETTNQDLQAIGREINTAVATINHGLAAIDTQKLTRDLALLMENAAVTSNNIRQISADLSNPTLLLTLQQTLDAARLTFENAQKITSDVEQLTGDPAFRDNLRKLVDGLGQLVSSTENLQEQVYTAHTLERSSQQLRFQLDHQQQLALYYQRWGAVNPMGTSQGQWGQLAQPAKIKLSHPGESNLTENFSAPAGKN; this is translated from the coding sequence ATGCTCAGACCCCGCACCATCAAAGAAGGCTCCGTTGGTCTGTTTGCCCTATTGGGGCTATTTATCATTGGTGGCATAGCATTGTGGCTAAGGGGGGGCGGCTTTGGCAATCCAGGCTATCAAGTTTTGGTGAGGTTCACCGATGCCAGTGGACTCCAGGTGGGGGGACCTGTGCGTTATCGAGGGGTGCCAGTGGGGCGTGTGGCCAAGCTCATCCCAGGTAGTAATGGAATTTTAGCCCAGCTAGAAATTAGTTCCACTCAGTTACGCATTCCCGCTGATGTGCAAGTGGAAATTAGTCGTTACGGCTTGCTGGGGGAAGCGGCCATTGAGATGATTCCCGATCGCCAATTGTCTGAAGCCGCTTTAGCTATTGATCCCCTCAGTGCAGACTGTACCGAAAGCGGTAAAATCCTCTGCAATGGAGATGAGTTGGTGGGACAATCTGGTAGTCAATTGACCAATAGCGTTGCCCGTTTGGCCCAGGCCTACAGTGATCCCCAGTTCGTGGCCGATATCAATGCCACCGTCAAAAGTGCCAACCTGGCCGCCGCCCGCATTGCCACCATGAGCGAGGAAATTACCGCCCTCAGCAAAACCGCTAATCAACAGGTGCGAGGCTTTGGCCGTACCTCTGAGGCGATCGCCAACGCCGCTGACAACGCTTCTTTGCTGACCAGCCGGGTCAACCAAGTGGTGCTGACCAACCAAGACCACATCAATCGCACCATTGAAGAAGCTTCCCTCTTAATGGTTAACCTCAATCAACTGGTGGGGGAAAATCGAGCCCAGGTGAACCTAACTCTGAAAAGTATTGAAACCACTAACCAAGACCTCCAGGCGATCGGCCGGGAAATCAATACTGCGGTGGCCACTATCAACCATGGGCTAGCGGCGATCGACACCCAAAAACTAACCAGAGACCTGGCTCTGTTGATGGAAAATGCTGCTGTCACCAGCAATAATATCCGGCAAATTTCTGCGGACCTCAGCAACCCCACCCTTTTGCTTACCCTGCAACAAACCCTGGATGCGGCTCGACTCACCTTTGAAAATGCCCAGAAAATCACCAGCGATGTGGAGCAACTGACCGGCGACCCTGCTTTCCGTGACAACCTGAGAAAATTGGTGGACGGTCTGGGGCAACTGGTTTCCTCCACCGAAAATCTTCAGGAACAGGTTTACACGGCCCACACCCTGGAACGGAGTAGTCAACAATTACGATTTCAATTGGATCATCAACAACAATTGGCTTTGTACTATCAAAGGTGGGGGGCAGTTAATCCCATGGGGACATCCCAGGGCCAATGGGGCCAATTAGCTCAACCCGCCAAAATCAAGCTTTCCCACCCCGGAGAAAGTAATTTAACAGAGAACTTTTCGGCACCAGCAGGAAAAAATTAG
- a CDS encoding diguanylate cyclase domain-containing protein: MALSIPYFRLELKARILSKIPNRHKTRGEKSSQFSSDYYISNIITERLAIENEIRQVMPEMINGRKNDLSLLEFSPVQSNISNSIDNGNGGSEQVSHANCWVKIHTMIPCVTYYFGPFVDKGEAKIFAPGYREDLRAEKAVGIFTSIYQGNPDKLTIIDCPEELKEDQKRLWENCKRLYRQKSELQVLHTPSSWQLNWLPGNYLTTDLQGRIKDANANTCRLLNFPVNVLQGEPLVYYVPQQQILIFENQLKTMVNDEEKWSIPYRWSMQLQTLAIAPISVDIQVSQQRDTQGKVIGFYWLLNDTTSLKSMNDQLYYDSRHDTLTSLPNRRSLSHFLTELLSSNCHSQKQLFALLLLDLNKFKRINDQFGHDFGDKVLIKVAENLLKCVRDGDQVARLSGDEFVIVLKSIQSVNDAKNCAYRIHHAFSQPMVLDNHRLSVSASVGIVIGNGSHTDHDRLVHHADVAMYEAKKNGMLFVVFDDIQPSANGKSHPMPVFDLSGSSDFGAENT; encoded by the coding sequence ATGGCTTTGTCCATTCCCTATTTCCGTCTGGAGCTAAAAGCCAGAATCCTGAGTAAAATCCCCAACCGCCATAAAACTAGAGGGGAGAAAAGTTCGCAGTTTTCCTCTGACTATTATATATCAAATATCATCACTGAAAGATTAGCCATTGAAAATGAAATTCGGCAAGTTATGCCAGAAATGATTAACGGCAGGAAAAATGATCTTTCTTTACTGGAATTTTCCCCTGTGCAAAGTAATATTTCCAACAGTATTGATAATGGTAACGGTGGTTCTGAACAGGTATCTCATGCCAATTGCTGGGTAAAAATACATACCATGATTCCCTGTGTTACCTACTATTTTGGTCCATTTGTGGACAAGGGAGAAGCCAAAATTTTTGCTCCAGGGTATAGGGAAGATTTAAGAGCGGAAAAGGCTGTGGGAATTTTTACCAGTATTTATCAGGGTAATCCAGATAAATTAACGATAATTGATTGCCCAGAAGAACTTAAGGAAGATCAAAAAAGACTTTGGGAAAATTGTAAAAGACTTTATCGACAAAAGTCAGAACTTCAAGTTTTACATACGCCATCATCTTGGCAACTAAATTGGCTACCGGGTAATTATTTGACCACTGATTTGCAAGGCAGAATCAAAGATGCTAATGCTAATACTTGTCGTTTGCTAAACTTTCCCGTCAATGTTTTGCAAGGAGAACCATTAGTTTATTATGTGCCCCAACAACAAATTTTAATCTTTGAAAATCAACTCAAGACCATGGTCAATGATGAGGAAAAATGGTCAATTCCCTATCGTTGGTCGATGCAATTACAAACCTTGGCGATCGCCCCCATCAGTGTAGATATTCAAGTGAGCCAACAACGGGATACCCAGGGAAAAGTAATTGGTTTTTATTGGTTACTCAATGATACGACTTCATTGAAGTCTATGAACGATCAACTTTATTATGACTCTCGTCATGATACTTTAACCAGTTTGCCAAATCGTCGCTCTCTCTCCCATTTTTTAACAGAGTTACTCAGTAGCAATTGCCATTCCCAAAAACAATTATTTGCACTTTTACTTTTAGATTTAAATAAATTCAAGCGAATTAATGATCAATTTGGCCATGATTTTGGCGATAAAGTTCTAATAAAAGTGGCGGAAAATCTTCTAAAGTGTGTAAGGGATGGAGACCAGGTAGCTCGTCTAAGTGGGGATGAATTTGTAATCGTTCTCAAATCGATCCAATCGGTGAACGATGCCAAAAACTGTGCTTACCGTATCCACCATGCTTTTTCCCAACCTATGGTGCTGGATAATCATCGCCTCTCGGTGTCGGCCAGTGTGGGCATTGTTATCGGCAACGGTTCCCATACCGACCACGATCGCCTAGTCCACCATGCTGACGTGGCCATGTACGAAGCTAAAAAGAACGGTATGTTATTTGTGGTTTTCGATGATATTCAGCCCTCTGCCAATGGTAAGTCTCACCCCATGCCAGTGTTTGATCTTTCTGGCTCTTCTGACTTTGGGGCTGAAAATACATAG
- a CDS encoding Crp/Fnr family transcriptional regulator produces the protein MNQNRPLKLNQLLGLLPVESYERLAPHLQKVSYKSGTVLYEPNEVMDFAYFPNTAMISVVSIMEDGSTTEIGLIGNEGMVGLPIILGGKQNISRVIVQVSGETWKLSAEILLREFQQSPPTQRILLLYTQARLTQVSQSAACNRQHKIEERLARWLMSVHDCVQADEIPLTQEFVANMLGVRRSGVTIAANSLQQSGMITYRRGKITLLDYDALKQTSCECYKLVQDEYIRLLGFRRG, from the coding sequence ATGAACCAAAACCGTCCCCTAAAACTCAACCAGTTATTAGGACTTCTACCCGTTGAAAGTTATGAACGTTTAGCTCCCCATCTGCAAAAAGTTTCCTATAAGAGCGGAACAGTACTCTACGAACCCAATGAGGTAATGGATTTTGCTTATTTTCCCAACACGGCCATGATCTCGGTTGTTTCAATTATGGAAGATGGCTCCACCACAGAAATTGGTTTGATTGGCAATGAAGGCATGGTGGGATTGCCAATTATTTTGGGGGGAAAGCAAAATATTAGTCGGGTGATCGTCCAGGTGTCGGGAGAAACATGGAAACTGAGTGCAGAAATTCTACTCCGGGAGTTTCAGCAGTCTCCCCCTACCCAAAGAATTTTGTTGCTCTATACCCAAGCCAGACTAACTCAGGTTTCCCAAAGCGCAGCCTGTAACCGCCAGCATAAAATTGAAGAGCGTTTGGCCCGCTGGTTAATGTCTGTCCATGATTGTGTCCAGGCAGATGAAATTCCCCTCACCCAGGAATTTGTGGCTAATATGCTCGGAGTCAGGCGATCGGGGGTAACCATTGCGGCCAATTCTCTACAACAGTCCGGCATGATTACCTATCGCCGGGGAAAAATAACTTTGTTGGACTACGATGCTCTCAAACAAACTAGCTGCGAGTGTTATAAATTGGTCCAGGATGAATATATTCGTTTGCTGGGGTTCCGTCGGGGGTAA
- a CDS encoding ATP-binding protein: protein MPDHALGSVTQGSLSKGLEVRLHADVSVEEMRVGKFLVIQGRRSRFFCLLTDVSLGTANPRILANPPNINDDFLIDVLAGSGTYGTLELAPMLMLTESEKETGSSSTKGESSTEQNNGNGVASYQANSNADVELLPVKTIPAHFSQVFEASERDFRMVFGWEDDPFCRNFAIGEPLDMAVPVCLDLDRFVERSNGVFGKSGTGKSFLTRLLISGIIHKQAAVNLMFDMHSEYGWEAMKEGKTVSTVKGLRQLFPGEVEIFTLDAESTKRRGVRGAQELYLSFDQIEIEDIRLVGFELGLSEAALDNANILFSEFGSSWISRLLVMTNEEIKVFCEEKQGHPGSIMSLQRKLKRLENLKYLKQISTHNYIDQLLQCLEAGKHVVIEFGSQSNLLSYMLATNMITRRIHGIYVKKAEKFLQTKHVGDRPRQLVITIEEAHRFLDSAIVHQTIFGTIAREMRKYFVTLLVVDQRPSGIDNEVMSQIGTRITCLLNDEKDIEAIFTGVSGGQNLRSVLAKLDSKQQALVLGHAVPMPVVVRTRAYDQQFYSEIGCSDWGEKTDAEVLAEAAIAREDLGF, encoded by the coding sequence ATGCCAGACCATGCCCTCGGCTCTGTTACCCAAGGTTCCCTTAGTAAAGGCTTGGAAGTACGTCTCCATGCGGACGTTTCCGTGGAAGAAATGCGGGTAGGAAAATTTCTAGTTATTCAAGGTCGGCGATCGCGCTTTTTTTGTTTGCTCACCGATGTTTCTTTGGGAACGGCAAATCCAAGAATTTTGGCTAATCCTCCTAACATTAACGATGATTTTTTGATTGACGTGTTGGCCGGCAGCGGGACCTACGGCACCCTAGAATTGGCCCCCATGTTGATGTTAACGGAGTCAGAAAAAGAAACTGGTTCTAGTTCAACAAAGGGAGAAAGTTCAACTGAGCAAAATAACGGTAATGGCGTTGCTTCCTACCAAGCTAACAGTAATGCGGACGTGGAATTATTACCAGTGAAGACAATTCCAGCCCATTTTAGCCAGGTTTTTGAAGCTAGTGAACGGGATTTTCGGATGGTTTTTGGCTGGGAAGATGACCCTTTTTGCCGTAATTTTGCCATTGGTGAACCGTTAGATATGGCGGTGCCAGTTTGTTTAGACTTAGACCGTTTTGTGGAACGGAGCAATGGGGTATTCGGGAAATCAGGCACTGGGAAATCTTTTTTAACTAGATTATTAATTTCCGGCATTATCCACAAACAGGCAGCGGTTAATTTGATGTTTGATATGCACTCGGAGTATGGTTGGGAGGCCATGAAGGAAGGCAAAACCGTTTCCACTGTTAAGGGTCTGCGGCAACTCTTTCCGGGAGAAGTGGAAATTTTTACCCTCGATGCAGAATCCACTAAACGGCGGGGGGTGAGGGGTGCCCAGGAACTCTATTTAAGCTTTGATCAAATTGAAATTGAAGACATTCGTTTAGTGGGTTTTGAGTTAGGCCTATCGGAAGCAGCATTGGACAATGCCAATATTTTATTTTCTGAATTTGGCTCTAGTTGGATTTCCCGTTTATTGGTGATGACTAATGAAGAAATTAAGGTTTTTTGTGAAGAAAAACAAGGACATCCCGGTTCTATTATGTCTTTGCAAAGAAAGTTAAAACGGTTGGAAAATTTAAAATACTTAAAACAAATTAGTACCCATAACTACATTGACCAACTGTTGCAATGTTTGGAAGCGGGTAAACATGTGGTAATTGAATTTGGTTCCCAATCTAATTTGCTTTCCTACATGTTGGCTACCAACATGATCACCAGACGTATCCATGGTATTTACGTTAAAAAAGCAGAAAAATTTCTCCAAACTAAACACGTTGGCGATCGCCCGAGGCAATTGGTGATCACCATTGAGGAAGCCCACCGCTTTTTGGATTCTGCCATTGTCCACCAAACTATTTTTGGCACCATTGCTAGGGAAATGCGGAAATACTTTGTCACTTTGTTGGTGGTGGACCAGCGGCCGTCTGGCATTGACAATGAGGTTATGTCCCAAATTGGCACCCGCATCACTTGTTTACTGAACGACGAAAAGGATATTGAAGCCATTTTTACTGGGGTATCAGGGGGGCAAAACTTACGTTCCGTGCTGGCCAAGCTGGATTCCAAGCAACAGGCTTTGGTGTTGGGCCATGCGGTGCCTATGCCCGTGGTAGTGCGGACCCGGGCCTACGACCAGCAGTTTTATAGTGAAATTGGTTGCAGTGATTGGGGCGAGAAAACCGATGCGGAAGTGTTGGCCGAAGCGGCGATCGCCAGGGAGGATCTAGGCTTTTAG
- a CDS encoding GNAT family N-acetyltransferase encodes MVFWKRFFNPDSASSPSLGTAGAEEFLTNDNDKGRIFFSTDREIDLYELEELCDAVGWARRPIRKVKKAVECSFLVVTMWEIRGNRRRLVGFARATSDHAFNATVWDVVVHPSLQSKGLGKALMQYIIRKLRHYDISNITLFADPQVVDFYRRLGFVLDPEGIKGMFWYPD; translated from the coding sequence ATGGTTTTTTGGAAACGCTTTTTTAATCCTGATTCAGCTAGTTCACCATCCCTGGGCACAGCGGGGGCAGAAGAATTTCTCACCAATGACAACGATAAAGGGCGGATATTTTTCAGCACTGACCGGGAAATTGACCTCTACGAGCTAGAAGAACTCTGTGATGCAGTGGGTTGGGCCCGGCGTCCCATTCGCAAAGTCAAAAAAGCCGTAGAGTGTAGTTTCTTAGTGGTCACCATGTGGGAAATCCGGGGTAATCGGCGGCGGTTAGTGGGTTTTGCCCGGGCCACTTCCGACCATGCTTTTAATGCCACAGTTTGGGATGTGGTGGTCCACCCCAGTTTACAGAGTAAAGGTTTGGGCAAAGCTCTGATGCAATATATCATCCGCAAATTACGCCATTACGACATCAGTAATATCACCCTCTTTGCCGACCCCCAAGTGGTAGATTTTTATCGCCGTCTGGGTTTTGTGCTGGACCCGGAAGGCATTAAGGGCATGTTTTGGTATCCGGATTAG
- a CDS encoding bifunctional metallophosphatase/5'-nucleotidase, whose amino-acid sequence MATVCRAETIPFTLLQLNDVYEIAPIDNGRWGGLARVAHLRRQLQQANPHTYTVLAGDFLSPSALGTAPYNGDRLAGRQMVAVLNAMGLDYAAVGNHEFDVNAQQFLQRIGESEFQWLSANIADAAGNRFSGIEPYKILTIPGAAGEEVKVGILTLTIASNPVDYVTYSDPITTARGYVDNLKGEVDVWVALTHLSLAEDLALAEAIPELDLILGGHEHENIQRNHLIIKPNSSPSCPRAQTPIFKADANARTVYIHQLTYDTDRQCLQIDSQLQPITAAIASDPATEKVVEQWQEIGFNAFRQQGFEPMAVVVNSPISLDALDAHVRSAPTNLTRLITKAMEQENPNAAMVIFNGGMVRLDDLLSAGAITQYDIIRLLPFGGRVVTVEMDGTLLQKVLAQGEKNNGTGGYLQLGGIAPNTIELSKTYRVALMEYLLTGQEVGLDYLTVNNPGLKVIDYGRDIRSILVDYLQNNAQQAFTDLGEP is encoded by the coding sequence ATGGCAACGGTTTGTCGGGCCGAAACCATTCCCTTCACTCTACTCCAGCTTAATGATGTCTATGAAATTGCCCCCATTGATAATGGCCGGTGGGGCGGCTTGGCCCGGGTGGCACATTTACGCCGGCAGTTACAACAGGCTAATCCCCACACCTACACTGTCCTTGCGGGGGATTTCCTCAGTCCTTCGGCCCTAGGTACTGCTCCCTACAATGGCGATCGCCTAGCGGGCAGACAAATGGTGGCGGTGCTCAATGCTATGGGCTTGGACTATGCTGCTGTGGGCAACCATGAATTTGACGTTAATGCCCAACAATTTTTGCAACGCATTGGGGAATCAGAATTTCAATGGTTATCAGCCAATATTGCCGATGCCGCAGGCAATAGGTTTTCCGGCATTGAACCTTACAAGATTCTGACCATTCCTGGGGCGGCAGGGGAAGAAGTAAAAGTGGGCATTTTGACCCTGACCATTGCCAGTAACCCCGTTGACTATGTCACCTACAGCGATCCCATTACCACGGCTCGCGGTTACGTAGATAATCTCAAGGGAGAAGTGGATGTTTGGGTGGCCTTAACCCATCTTTCCCTGGCTGAAGATTTGGCCTTGGCAGAAGCTATTCCCGAACTGGATTTAATTTTGGGCGGCCATGAGCATGAAAACATCCAGCGCAACCATTTAATTATTAAGCCCAACAGTTCCCCCAGTTGTCCCCGGGCCCAAACACCGATTTTTAAAGCCGATGCCAATGCCCGCACAGTTTACATTCACCAACTAACCTACGACACTGACCGGCAATGTTTACAGATTGATTCCCAACTCCAACCCATCACCGCGGCGATCGCCAGTGATCCGGCCACGGAAAAAGTGGTTGAGCAATGGCAGGAAATTGGCTTTAATGCTTTTCGCCAACAGGGATTTGAGCCAATGGCGGTGGTGGTGAACTCTCCCATCAGCCTTGATGCCCTTGACGCCCATGTGCGTAGTGCCCCCACCAATCTCACCCGGTTAATTACCAAGGCCATGGAGCAGGAAAACCCCAATGCGGCCATGGTGATTTTCAATGGCGGCATGGTACGCCTCGATGACCTACTCAGTGCCGGAGCCATCACTCAATACGATATTATCCGCCTCTTACCCTTTGGTGGTCGGGTAGTAACAGTGGAAATGGACGGGACTTTGTTGCAAAAAGTATTAGCCCAAGGGGAGAAAAATAACGGTACCGGTGGCTATCTCCAGCTAGGGGGCATAGCTCCAAACACTATTGAACTGAGCAAAACTTACCGGGTGGCATTGATGGAATATTTGCTAACCGGCCAGGAGGTGGGCTTGGATTATCTCACCGTCAACAACCCTGGATTAAAAGTGATTGACTACGGTCGAGATATCCGTTCCATACTGGTGGACTATCTACAAAACAATGCCCAGCAAGCTTTTACCGATTTGGGGGAACCGTAG
- a CDS encoding DUF6761 family protein, translated as MSIMLQDPQTIRFYQKLTDAMVDLWNRSRSMDEIRLYVDGFIACLRYTEYIEPYLVHRLEEEVFAFLRDPSNFNYSAFETEKDYDYF; from the coding sequence ATGTCCATAATGTTGCAAGACCCCCAGACCATTCGTTTTTATCAAAAGTTAACCGATGCAATGGTGGATCTATGGAACCGTAGCCGTTCAATGGACGAAATCCGCCTCTATGTCGATGGGTTTATTGCCTGTCTGCGTTACACCGAGTACATTGAACCCTATTTGGTTCATCGTCTGGAGGAGGAGGTCTTTGCTTTTTTAAGGGACCCTTCTAACTTTAATTACTCCGCTTTTGAAACGGAAAAGGACTACGACTATTTCTAG
- a CDS encoding SH3 domain-containing protein, with the protein MAGHVNARMNISSNQIFPLMATASLLVQAWFLQAPALAQRALTICGAETGRVYLRDRPSNASQNANRTLSNGTSVQGYEISNGFIFVQTANGSSGWVTERYLCGSSSFGGYPSYICGAETGRVYLRDRPSNASQNANRTLSNGTAVSTESNSNGFFLVETINGLRGWVTERYVCP; encoded by the coding sequence ATGGCAGGCCACGTCAATGCAAGGATGAATATTTCTTCTAACCAAATCTTTCCACTCATGGCCACAGCGAGTCTACTGGTTCAGGCTTGGTTTCTCCAGGCCCCAGCGTTAGCCCAAAGGGCCCTCACCATCTGTGGAGCTGAGACGGGACGGGTATATTTGAGGGATCGTCCCAGTAATGCCAGCCAGAATGCCAATCGAACCCTGAGTAATGGTACTTCCGTACAGGGGTATGAAATTAGTAATGGTTTTATTTTTGTGCAAACAGCCAATGGATCTTCCGGCTGGGTCACAGAACGGTACCTTTGTGGCAGTTCCTCCTTTGGAGGCTATCCCTCCTATATTTGCGGCGCTGAGACGGGACGAGTGTATTTACGTGATCGACCCAGTAATGCCAGCCAAAATGCTAATCGAACTCTAAGCAATGGCACCGCCGTCAGCACAGAAAGCAACAGTAATGGTTTCTTCTTGGTGGAAACCATCAATGGTTTGAGAGGCTGGGTGACGGAGCGTTACGTTTGTCCCTAG
- a CDS encoding NAD(P)/FAD-dependent oxidoreductase produces the protein MKQLSVIVVGGGLCGLMAAVVLQRQGLGVTVLDKGKGIGGRLASRRLRHGDILGCCDFGAQYFKAQHPLFLAWVEDWLKTGVVKVWAEGMGTETGAIRSEGVKLYRGEPSNRSLAQYLAQDLKVINQERVNSFHWQDGIWQVRCDSGQFYVGDRLIVTAPLPQTLELLTTSNINLPADIQQTLTGVVYDPCFSLSLLLEQPSLVPDPGGLWLSGEPLAWIACSTKKGISPQGYGVTVQAGPEFSRHHLKTDAEQVIQLMTEAAHPWLGSKVLNSHLHLWRYSHPQNSLDQPFLFGDFPGPVYFGGDAFCGGKVEGAALSGLAIAEHLLG, from the coding sequence ATGAAGCAATTATCTGTGATTGTTGTTGGTGGGGGCCTGTGCGGTTTAATGGCGGCGGTGGTGCTTCAACGTCAGGGCCTGGGGGTGACGGTGCTCGATAAGGGTAAAGGCATTGGCGGTAGACTTGCCTCCCGGAGACTGCGCCATGGGGACATCCTGGGTTGTTGCGATTTTGGAGCCCAATATTTCAAGGCTCAACATCCCCTTTTTCTGGCTTGGGTAGAGGATTGGCTGAAAACCGGTGTGGTCAAGGTTTGGGCTGAAGGCATGGGAACAGAAACGGGAGCAATACGCAGTGAGGGGGTAAAACTGTATCGAGGGGAGCCGAGTAACCGTAGTTTAGCCCAATACTTAGCCCAAGATTTAAAGGTAATTAACCAGGAAAGGGTAAATTCTTTCCACTGGCAGGATGGTATTTGGCAAGTTCGTTGTGACTCAGGGCAGTTTTACGTAGGCGATCGCCTGATTGTGACGGCCCCGTTACCCCAGACCCTAGAATTATTGACAACATCCAACATCAATTTGCCTGCCGATATTCAACAGACCTTAACCGGGGTGGTATATGACCCTTGCTTTAGTTTGTCTTTACTATTAGAGCAGCCCAGCTTGGTCCCTGATCCCGGTGGACTCTGGTTATCGGGCGAACCTCTGGCATGGATTGCTTGCAGTACGAAAAAAGGTATTTCCCCCCAAGGTTACGGGGTGACGGTGCAGGCCGGTCCAGAGTTTAGTCGTCATCATTTAAAAACCGATGCCGAACAAGTTATCCAGTTAATGACCGAAGCGGCTCACCCCTGGTTGGGCTCTAAAGTACTAAATTCCCATCTCCATCTCTGGCGCTATAGCCACCCCCAAAACTCCCTAGATCAACCCTTCCTGTTTGGAGATTTTCCCGGGCCAGTTTACTTTGGGGGAGATGCTTTCTGTGGTGGCAAAGTGGAGGGGGCCGCCCTATCGGGACTGGCGATCGCCGAACATCTATTGGGTTGA